ACTTAATGACGTTAAGAAGAAATTAGAGGTTCAATTTCATCTGTGCAAACGTGCGGCGGCTGAAGTCACCCGGTTGGAAGCGGAGAAAGAATTGGCACTCTTGGCGAATCCTATCAATCAGCTTCGGCGGCAGCTTGAGCCAGGGCAGCCGTGTCGTGTTTGTGGGGCTACGGAACACCCTTGTGCTGATGAAGTTGAACTTGACAGCGAAGAACAACTCGAAATTGCACAGAACGCCTTAGATGCTGCCGAAACAGAAGTACGGGAGGCACAAGAACAGAACAAACAGTTGGAACAAGAGCAGGTGCGTTTCCAACAGGATAAAACGAACATCGCAGCACAAGTTGACGCATGTATAACGGAGATAGAGAGCCTGAAGGACAAAATCAAATCCGCCCGGAAGCAATGGCAAACACTTTACGAAACGGCAGACATTTCAGCCGAGTGGGTTGAAGAAAAAATTAATGAAGCCGATACTGCAATCAATAACCTCGGTAATGCTGGCAGTGCTTACAACGAAGCATCATATAAACTCAAAGAAGTCTCTGAAAAACTTACAACCTGTGAGAGAGATATTGCGCGAGAAAGCAACTTGTTGGGGGACAACCGTCAGAAGTTGGCTGCCATAACCGTTGAGATTGAGGGTTTAACAACAGACATTGAGAACAGTGGAACTCGTTTGTGGGAATTATTGCCTGACGCTTTCCACGGAATCGGTATAGAAGATGCTGTCAATCAATTTGCTGATAAGATCGAAGCTGTAGCAGCACGTGAGCAGGAACTTAGCGCGAAAAAAAATCAACTTGATTTACTTAATGTCGGTCTCGGGGCAAACCAACGTAAATTTGAAAGTGTAGAAGAACGCCACAAAGAGTTGCAAGCCGAAATCGAAGGCTATCGAAGCGAAAGGGATGGCTTTTTGGACGCTGCCCGTGACAAAACTGGCGGATTGACAACCGAAGAGAAGATTGACGCTGCTATCGAAGGGTTGCGCGCAACGATTAAAGTAATAGCGGACCAGTGTGAAGAAGCGGCCCAGAAATTACAAGAAGGTCGAGATCAACGCACCGACAAGCAAACGAATCACCGGATCTACCAAAGCAGGCAAGCAGAGTGTGATGAAAACTTTGAAACAGCGCGCGCTGCTTACTTTGATAAGTTAAGCAGCGTAGGATTTGACTCGCCACAGGCACATGATAGTGCGTTCCGGGATGACTCGGAGATACAACAGATCCAAAAAGAGATAAATGACTTTACCCAAGAAAAACATCTACTTGAAGAAAAAATTGCCAAGTTGCGGGCCCAATTTGAGAAAACCCCGTTTGATCCACAGGTGCTAGAGCGAATTACAGCAGAGGCTAAAGAAATTGAAGCGCAAATTCAAGAAGCACAGCGAGATATCTGGGCACAAGAGAGAAGAATCGCCGATCTGACAGATGCCCTCTCCAAGCGTGAGGCTCTTGATGATGAAATTCGGACAGCCTATGACGAATTGGGCCGATGGAGTAGGTTGCAGGATACAATTCCCGCCAATGACTTACGCGATTTTGCGTTGGATATTATGTTTAAGCAAGTCAGCCGTATTGCCAATACACAGTTGGAATACTTGACTTCAGAGCGTTACCAACTCAAGGTTGAAGGTATCGGCAAACTCACCATCGTCGATAGGTGGAACGCCAATGAGGAACGCCCTGTCGAAACGCTCTCCGGTGGTGAATCGTTCCTGACGAGTCTGGCCTTGGCGCTTGCGCTATCTGAACTCAGTCGTGGTCGCTCCCAGATTCACTCGCTCTTTCTTGACGAGGGGTTTGGGACCCTTGATTCCGAAACGCTTGATGTTGCCATCGCTGCACTTGAAGGGCTACAGATGCAAGGACGCAGCATCTTTCTTATCAGTCATATTGGAGAGTTGACGCGCCGTATTCCCGTCCGAATCGCCGTGCAAAAAATGGGGAATGGGAGTTCACAGGTGCGCATCCACGGGTAATAATGTAGGAGACTAAAATGATGAAGCTACTTTCAGTGAATGTATCGCAACCGAAGGAAGTGTCGTATAACGGCAAACGTATCAAAACAGGGATTTTCAAGGAGCCTGTATCTGGTCGGACGATGATGCGGCGATTGAACCTTGATGGCGATGGGCAGGGTGATCCGAGCGTTCATGGCGGTGTCCACAAAGCTGTCTACGTCTATCCAATGGAGCATTACGACTATTGGAAACACGAATTGGGCAGAAAGGATTTGACCTACGGACAGTTTGGTGAAAACTTGACGGTGGAAGGTCTGTTAGAGGAAACGGTGCATATCGGAGACGTTTTTCGGGTAGGTGAGGCACTAGTCGAGGTATCTCAACCGCGTGTTCCTTGCTTCAAACTTGGCATCAAAATGAGGAACCCGCGGATTGTTAAACCGTTTTTGGCAAGCGAGCGGGTAGGATTTTACGTGCGTGTGTTGGAAGAGGGTGAAGTGGGTGCCGGCGATGCTATCGAGCGGACAAAAGTTGGAGAGGGGCAGATGACTGTGAAAGAGATTGTCCACTTACGCCATTTCGACAATGCTAACACGGAAGCCACTGAGAAGGCGGCAAGCCTTCCCGCGCTGACGCCTAGCTGGCGTGACTCGTTCATGGAAATTCTGGTCAAAGCTCAAGAGGGCAGTAGGCGATGAAGCCACACGCGTCCCTGATCATGGCGGTGAGTCTCGACGGGAAGATCTCTACACGGGACGGTGCGGGTCCTCGATTTGCAAGCGAGGCGGATGCGATTCGGCTTAGGGAAGTTCGGAGCCATGCTGATGCAATTCTTGTTGGGGCAGGCACAATCATCGCCGATGATCCAACATTTACTGAACATGGTAAGTACAAAGAACTACGTATCCAACGCGGTCTCGCCTCTAATCCAATCAAAGTCGTTGTGAGCGGCAGCGGGAATGTTCCTGAGACCGCTCGAATGTTCCAACCTAATGGGGCACCTGCGCTGGTCTTTACAACGGAACGTATTCCTGCCAACCGGCTCGCATCGTTGCAACAGGTGGCAGAGGTTCACTGTGTCGGTGAAACGACAGTCAATTTTCGGCGTGTGGTTGAGATCCTGGGCGAAGTGTATCAAGTCGAGCAGCTGTTGATAGAAGGAGGTGGGCAGGTAAATTTTGACGTATTCCAAGCAGGATTAATCGACGAGATATATCTCACTTTATGCCCAAAAATTATCGGCGGACGAGATGTAACGACAAGTGTTGAGGGAGATGGGTTCGATTTCCTTGATATTGTCGACGTTGAACTAGCGGACTACCACACTGTGGGTAATGAGTTTTTTCTGCATTATCGCGTCCGGAGGGATTGATAGCCCCATTGTGCAGCGTGAGTTTACTACTCAGACTCTGGTTGCGTAGCTGTTTCCTGTTTAACCCGATCTCCTTTTTTTATTGTACCGAACCCCTCAATAATCTCCACCCTAGAGAGCCGATCGGTTTGAACCTCAACCACCTTGATGACCCCCACCTGTTTTGGAATAACCCCAAGTAGTTCACCTGTGTCTGGATCGGTCAGCGATTCAATCGTATATACTTTTAGTAGCAGATTA
The genomic region above belongs to Candidatus Poribacteria bacterium and contains:
- a CDS encoding MOSC domain-containing protein; this encodes MKLLSVNVSQPKEVSYNGKRIKTGIFKEPVSGRTMMRRLNLDGDGQGDPSVHGGVHKAVYVYPMEHYDYWKHELGRKDLTYGQFGENLTVEGLLEETVHIGDVFRVGEALVEVSQPRVPCFKLGIKMRNPRIVKPFLASERVGFYVRVLEEGEVGAGDAIERTKVGEGQMTVKEIVHLRHFDNANTEATEKAASLPALTPSWRDSFMEILVKAQEGSRR
- a CDS encoding dihydrofolate reductase family protein — its product is MKPHASLIMAVSLDGKISTRDGAGPRFASEADAIRLREVRSHADAILVGAGTIIADDPTFTEHGKYKELRIQRGLASNPIKVVVSGSGNVPETARMFQPNGAPALVFTTERIPANRLASLQQVAEVHCVGETTVNFRRVVEILGEVYQVEQLLIEGGGQVNFDVFQAGLIDEIYLTLCPKIIGGRDVTTSVEGDGFDFLDIVDVELADYHTVGNEFFLHYRVRRD